From the genome of Campylobacter magnus, one region includes:
- a CDS encoding F0F1 ATP synthase subunit A codes for MKDLFLFSDLIMHSHTFNYLFHLFLVVAIILVLAKLATSNLSLLPKGLQNIFEAYVTGVASMGAGVLGSETLARKYLPLVATIGLIVVFSNVIGIIPGFEAPSSSLNLTLCLALCVFLYYNFEGIRKQGVIKYFAHFMGPNKWLAPLMFPIEMVSHISRIISLSFRLFGNIKGDDLFLAVVLALAPFIAPLPAYALLTFMAFLQGFIFMILTYVYIAGAVVVEEH; via the coding sequence ATGAAAGATTTGTTCCTCTTTTCTGATTTGATTATGCATTCGCATACTTTCAATTATCTATTTCACTTGTTTTTAGTAGTTGCGATTATTTTGGTGCTTGCTAAGCTTGCTACTAGCAATCTTAGCTTGTTGCCAAAGGGGCTTCAAAATATTTTTGAGGCTTATGTAACAGGTGTGGCTAGTATGGGTGCTGGTGTGCTTGGTTCTGAGACTTTGGCTAGAAAGTATTTGCCACTTGTTGCTACAATCGGTCTTATTGTTGTTTTTAGCAATGTTATCGGTATTATCCCTGGCTTTGAAGCTCCAAGTTCTAGCCTTAATCTTACTCTTTGTCTTGCGCTTTGTGTATTTTTGTATTATAACTTTGAAGGTATACGCAAACAGGGCGTGATTAAGTATTTTGCTCACTTCATGGGGCCAAATAAATGGCTTGCGCCACTAATGTTTCCTATAGAGATGGTTTCACACATTTCACGCATTATCTCACTTTCATTCCGTCTTTTTGGTAATATTAAGGGTGATGATTTATTTTTAGCTGTTGTTCTAGCACTTGCGCCTTTTATAGCACCATTGCCAGCTTATGCTTTGCTTACGTTTATGGCATTTTTACAAGGTTTTATTTTTATGATTCTAACCTATGTTTATATAGCTGGTGCAGTCGTAGTTGAAGAGCATTAA
- a CDS encoding ArsR/SmtB family transcription factor — translation MTKEMLEKHSCNLDDIPSDDELLDLAELFKVFGDSARVKILLALFQSEFCVAHLAQIVGLSSSATSHQLRILKSAGLVKFRREGKQLFYSLSDAHVYSILKAGLEHISE, via the coding sequence ATGACAAAAGAAATGCTAGAAAAGCACAGCTGTAATTTAGACGATATCCCAAGCGATGATGAGCTTTTGGATTTGGCTGAGCTTTTTAAGGTTTTTGGCGATAGTGCTAGGGTAAAAATTCTCTTAGCTCTTTTTCAAAGTGAGTTTTGCGTGGCGCATTTGGCGCAGATTGTTGGGCTTTCATCCTCAGCGACCTCTCATCAGCTACGCATTTTAAAATCCGCTGGTTTAGTGAAGTTTCGCAGAGAGGGCAAACAGCTTTTTTACTCTCTAAGCGATGCGCATGTATATTCTATACTTAAAGCTGGCTTAGAGCATATCAGCGAGTAG
- a CDS encoding cytochrome C: MRVFLIFLVLCAGLMAKDEFFGGEKKGKKEVAPVSNELYKKECASCHFGYQPGLLPKASWEHIMSTLDKHYGVDASLENSDVKALNEYILPNSAEYAQGYKRSAKIAKSLRPGELYTSITQIPYIKKKHEDVNSWLEKNPKGIIAKKEVKTMANCSACHKKADNGVFSKKTVEIPTYGAWRD, encoded by the coding sequence ATGAGAGTTTTTCTAATATTTTTGGTGCTTTGTGCTGGTCTAATGGCAAAGGACGAATTTTTTGGCGGTGAAAAAAAGGGCAAAAAAGAAGTAGCGCCTGTCTCAAACGAGCTATACAAAAAAGAATGCGCCAGCTGTCACTTCGGCTATCAGCCTGGCCTGCTGCCAAAGGCTAGCTGGGAGCATATAATGAGCACGCTTGATAAGCACTATGGCGTGGATGCTAGCCTAGAAAACAGCGATGTCAAGGCGCTAAACGAGTATATCCTGCCAAACTCAGCTGAGTATGCGCAAGGATACAAAAGAAGCGCAAAAATCGCAAAATCTCTGCGCCCTGGCGAGCTCTACACAAGCATCACGCAAATACCATATATAAAGAAAAAGCACGAGGATGTAAATAGCTGGCTAGAAAAAAATCCAAAAGGTATAATAGCCAAAAAAGAAGTAAAAACAATGGCAAATTGTTCGGCCTGTCACAAAAAAGCCGATAATGGTGTGTTTAGCAAAAA
- a CDS encoding heavy metal translocating P-type ATPase has translation MLKRIVISLFLLIFGFVLSYFNFNELYSKISFLIAFILCGYSVVFAGLKSLANIFKGRFSKIFDENVLMSIACFGAFALGEWAEAAAIMVFYMIGEYFNDLAITRSKDSIKELVALRPRTALLLKGGKCKEVLASEVKIGDEIELRAGMRVALDSEVISGKAFVDTSAITGESLPREVKTGDILLAGFVLKDGTLRAKASACESQSALARISKLIEHASANKSPHERFISRFARVYTPVVVILAGLIAFILPFIFAGGFEVWANRALIFLVISCPCALVISVPLAFFAGIGAASKSGILIRSSAVLSTLARSKSFIFDKTGTLTKGVFSLNSVCSDKLSDKDFIAHAAHATSSSNHPVAKSLGVAHAKMQPDCKLCGKYECNELSGLGVMAKSSSDELLAGNAKLMKDCSISDFEYSCEHEGSIIHLALNGRYKGHALLGDELKSGAKEMIEGLKNAGIKTLMLTGDNEIAAKAVAKELGIDRFYAGLLPEQKLELLERELGGGVVVFVGDGINDAAALARADVGIAINAQDAAASAADVVIINSDIRALSKAFGIAKRSRDIAWENITFALGSKIVIMVLGAVGLAGIWAAVFADVGVSLLCVLNAIRAGRK, from the coding sequence ATGCTAAAAAGAATTGTCATTTCATTATTTTTGCTGATTTTTGGCTTTGTTTTAAGCTATTTTAATTTTAATGAGCTTTATAGCAAGATTTCTTTTTTAATAGCGTTTATTTTGTGTGGATATAGCGTGGTTTTTGCTGGGTTAAAAAGCCTTGCAAATATCTTTAAAGGGCGTTTTAGCAAGATTTTTGATGAAAATGTGCTAATGAGCATTGCTTGTTTTGGCGCATTTGCGCTAGGAGAGTGGGCTGAGGCAGCTGCTATTATGGTATTTTATATGATAGGCGAGTATTTTAATGACCTTGCTATCACTCGCTCAAAAGACTCTATAAAAGAGCTTGTAGCACTTCGCCCACGCACAGCCTTGCTGCTAAAAGGGGGCAAATGCAAAGAAGTGCTAGCAAGCGAGGTGAAAATAGGCGATGAGATAGAGTTAAGAGCTGGTATGAGAGTAGCCCTTGATAGCGAGGTTATCAGTGGTAAGGCCTTTGTGGATACCTCTGCTATAACAGGCGAGAGCCTGCCAAGGGAGGTTAAAACTGGCGATATTTTGCTAGCTGGCTTTGTGCTAAAAGATGGCACACTTAGAGCCAAGGCTAGCGCATGCGAGAGCCAGTCAGCCCTAGCTAGAATAAGCAAGCTCATTGAACATGCTAGCGCAAACAAAAGCCCTCACGAGCGTTTTATCAGCCGTTTTGCCCGTGTTTATACGCCTGTGGTGGTGATTTTAGCAGGCTTAATTGCTTTTATTTTGCCTTTTATCTTTGCTGGAGGCTTTGAGGTGTGGGCAAATAGGGCTTTAATCTTTCTAGTGATTTCTTGTCCTTGTGCCTTGGTGATTTCGGTGCCACTGGCGTTTTTTGCTGGCATAGGTGCTGCTAGCAAGAGTGGAATTCTCATCCGCTCATCAGCTGTGCTAAGCACGCTAGCTAGGAGCAAAAGCTTTATTTTTGATAAAACCGGCACGCTTACAAAAGGCGTTTTTAGCTTGAATTCAGTATGTAGCGACAAACTAAGCGATAAAGACTTTATAGCACACGCAGCTCACGCTACAAGCTCATCAAACCACCCAGTAGCAAAGAGCCTAGGCGTAGCGCATGCTAAAATGCAGCCTGATTGTAAGCTTTGTGGCAAGTATGAGTGCAATGAACTCTCAGGTCTTGGCGTAATGGCAAAATCAAGCAGCGATGAGCTACTAGCTGGTAATGCTAAGCTTATGAAAGACTGCTCTATAAGCGACTTTGAGTATAGCTGTGAGCATGAGGGCAGTATAATTCACCTTGCGCTAAATGGACGCTATAAGGGTCATGCGCTGCTTGGTGATGAGCTAAAAAGTGGCGCAAAAGAGATGATAGAAGGGCTTAAAAACGCTGGCATAAAGACACTCATGCTAACAGGAGATAATGAAATAGCCGCAAAGGCTGTGGCTAAGGAGCTTGGCATTGATAGATTTTATGCTGGGCTTTTGCCAGAGCAAAAGCTAGAGCTTTTAGAACGTGAGCTTGGCGGTGGTGTGGTGGTCTTTGTGGGTGATGGTATAAATGACGCAGCTGCGCTTGCTAGGGCTGATGTGGGCATAGCGATAAACGCACAAGACGCAGCCGCAAGTGCTGCTGATGTGGTGATAATAAATAGCGATATAAGGGCACTTAGCAAGGCTTTTGGTATAGCAAAGCGTAGCAGGGACATTGCGTGGGAGAATATTACTTTTGCGCTTGGCTCAAAGATCGTTATAATGGTGCTTGGAGCGGTAGGGCTAGCTGGGATTTGGGCGGCTGTTTTTGCTGATGTGGGAGTAAGCCTGCTATGTGTGCTAAATGCGATAAGGGCTGGGCGAAAGTAG
- a CDS encoding DUF1924 domain-containing protein, with translation MKILASTLLCAVCAFGFELNAEMKAYIDELKKEAKDQNPSFVDFSAKNGEILFKTENIGKENKKLSCVSCHGSDLSQKAQNIFTGKEIDPLAPSVNKARLSDVKEVKKWLKRNFKDVFLREGTAEQKGDVLYYIMSK, from the coding sequence ATGAAAATACTAGCTAGCACCTTGCTGTGCGCTGTGTGCGCCTTTGGGTTTGAGCTTAATGCTGAAATGAAAGCTTACATTGATGAGCTAAAAAAAGAGGCAAAAGATCAAAATCCGAGCTTTGTAGATTTTTCTGCTAAAAATGGCGAAATACTATTTAAAACCGAAAATATCGGCAAAGAAAACAAAAAACTCTCTTGCGTTAGCTGTCACGGCAGTGACCTTAGCCAAAAAGCGCAAAATATCTTTACTGGCAAAGAGATAGACCCGCTTGCGCCGAGCGTGAATAAAGCCAGACTAAGCGACGTAAAAGAAGTAAAAAAATGGCTTAAAAGAAACTTTAAAGATGTTTTTTTGCGTGAGGGCACTGCTGAGCAAAAAGGCGATGTGCTATACTACATAATGAGCAAATAA
- the trmD gene encoding tRNA (guanosine(37)-N1)-methyltransferase TrmD produces the protein MNFHFVTIFPNLVLPYFEDSILARARNSSLISVDCVSPRDFSEHKHKKVDDYMIGGGAGLLMKAGPIMDALSSLGEKKGHVIALSPAGKPFSNNDAKRLSKHENITFICGRYEGFDERVSELAVNEIFSIGDFVLTGGELGALCLCDAISRHIAGVLGNENSLDIESFEGGLLEAPSFTKPNIYKNSSVISAFLKGNHAKITALKNQMALCKTRYFRPDLYAKIAKIKEKK, from the coding sequence ATGAATTTTCATTTTGTAACGATTTTTCCTAATCTTGTGCTACCTTATTTTGAGGATTCTATACTTGCTAGGGCTAGGAATTCTAGTTTGATTAGCGTAGATTGCGTTAGCCCTAGAGATTTTAGCGAGCATAAGCACAAAAAAGTAGATGACTACATGATAGGCGGTGGCGCAGGGCTTCTTATGAAAGCTGGACCTATAATGGATGCGCTTAGTTCTTTGGGCGAGAAAAAAGGGCATGTTATTGCGCTTTCTCCAGCTGGCAAGCCTTTTAGCAATAATGATGCTAAACGCCTCTCAAAACACGAAAATATAACCTTTATATGTGGTCGCTATGAGGGTTTTGATGAGCGTGTGAGTGAACTAGCGGTTAATGAAATTTTTAGTATAGGTGATTTTGTTCTAACCGGAGGTGAGCTTGGGGCTTTGTGCCTGTGCGATGCGATTTCTAGGCACATTGCTGGGGTTTTGGGCAATGAGAATTCTTTGGATATTGAGAGCTTTGAAGGTGGGCTTTTAGAAGCTCCAAGCTTTACAAAGCCAAATATTTATAAAAATTCTAGTGTAATTTCAGCTTTTTTAAAGGGAAACCACGCTAAAATCACGGCTTTAAAAAATCAAATGGCACTTTGCAAAACACGATATTTTCGACCAGATCTGTATGCTAAAATAGCCAAAATAAAGGAAAAGAAATGA
- the rimM gene encoding ribosome maturation factor RimM (Essential for efficient processing of 16S rRNA) yields the protein MSKTATCDMLEVAKLGKVVGLKGALRLHNLSDFLAQFKAGAVFKSKDGQELKIKSFEPSRSLVIFEGFESPELAKNLVNNILYRSIDDTRKHCKLGKDEYFYFDIIGCEVSEEARILGVVKDILEVGAGFLFCVKTSPSLQDNFAKEFFIPYNDYFILSVDIKEKKITTQNAFGILENS from the coding sequence ATGAGTAAAACTGCTACTTGCGATATGCTAGAAGTCGCAAAACTAGGTAAAGTCGTGGGGCTAAAGGGTGCTTTGCGCTTACATAATCTTAGCGATTTTCTAGCTCAGTTTAAAGCTGGGGCTGTCTTTAAGTCTAAAGACGGCCAAGAGCTGAAAATAAAAAGCTTTGAGCCTTCTCGTTCGCTTGTTATTTTTGAGGGCTTTGAAAGCCCTGAGCTAGCAAAAAACCTTGTAAATAACATACTTTATCGTAGCATTGATGATACTCGCAAGCATTGTAAACTTGGTAAAGATGAGTATTTTTACTTTGATATCATAGGCTGTGAGGTTAGTGAAGAAGCTAGAATTTTGGGCGTTGTAAAGGATATTCTAGAAGTAGGTGCTGGATTTTTGTTTTGTGTTAAGACTAGCCCTAGCTTACAGGATAATTTTGCCAAAGAGTTTTTTATCCCCTATAATGACTATTTCATCCTTAGCGTTGATATAAAAGAGAAAAAAATTACCACGCAAAATGCTTTTGGAATTCTAGAAAATTCATGA
- the rplS gene encoding 50S ribosomal protein L19: protein MRNKYIESFENAQIAGKQVPEFRAGDTLRVALRIKEGDKSRVQNFEGICIARRGTGTGETFIVRKIGANSVGVERIFPIYSENIEEITLVRRGRVRRSKLFYLRDRRGKAARIKELKK, encoded by the coding sequence ATGAGAAATAAATACATTGAGAGCTTTGAAAATGCTCAAATCGCAGGCAAACAAGTCCCTGAGTTTCGTGCTGGCGATACTTTGCGTGTAGCACTTCGTATCAAAGAAGGTGACAAATCTCGTGTTCAAAACTTCGAAGGAATTTGTATAGCACGCCGTGGTACTGGTACTGGTGAGACTTTTATCGTTCGCAAAATCGGCGCAAACAGCGTTGGAGTTGAGAGAATTTTCCCTATTTATAGCGAAAATATCGAAGAAATCACTCTAGTTCGCAGGGGTCGTGTTCGCCGCTCTAAACTATTTTATCTACGCGATCGCCGCGGTAAAGCTGCTCGTATTAAAGAGCTTAAAAAATAA
- a CDS encoding TSUP family transporter → MEDLSLWIYIAMFGVAFVAGFVDAIAGGGGLITIPMLMAVGLPPHVALATNKFQALWGTAMASWHFARSGLLDFRSVIIPSLWVFVCSGLGSLAVLSISPEYLRAVIPFLLIAIFLYVLFSRGVGQSDRDAKLKPFIFYFIFGAAIGFYDGFLGPGTGSFWTFALVAILGLEMKKAVAQTKVLNLASNVFSFIVFAFSGNILWLLGITMAIAQIIGARLGAAMVVKKEVHFVKKVFLIAVFASICKLIYDLVK, encoded by the coding sequence ATGGAAGATCTCTCACTCTGGATTTATATAGCGATGTTTGGCGTGGCTTTTGTGGCTGGGTTTGTAGATGCTATTGCTGGTGGTGGAGGGCTTATTACCATACCTATGCTTATGGCTGTGGGCTTGCCACCGCACGTAGCTTTGGCTACAAATAAATTCCAAGCCCTTTGGGGCACGGCTATGGCTAGCTGGCACTTTGCTCGCTCTGGGCTTTTGGATTTTAGAAGTGTTATTATCCCTTCGCTGTGGGTTTTTGTCTGTTCTGGGCTTGGTAGTTTAGCGGTGCTTTCAATTAGCCCTGAGTATTTGCGCGCGGTAATTCCATTTTTGCTAATTGCGATTTTTTTGTATGTGCTTTTTAGCCGGGGAGTAGGCCAGAGCGACAGGGACGCAAAGCTAAAACCTTTTATATTTTATTTTATTTTTGGTGCTGCTATTGGCTTTTATGATGGATTTTTGGGGCCTGGGACTGGTAGCTTTTGGACCTTTGCTTTGGTTGCGATTTTGGGCTTAGAGATGAAAAAGGCTGTGGCTCAAACCAAGGTTTTAAACCTTGCTTCAAATGTTTTTTCTTTTATAGTTTTTGCTTTTAGTGGCAATATTTTGTGGTTGCTTGGTATCACAATGGCAATAGCGCAAATAATCGGCGCAAGGCTAGGGGCAGCAATGGTGGTAAAAAAAGAAGTTCATTTTGTAAAAAAAGTCTTTTTAATCGCTGTTTTTGCTAGCATTTGTAAGCTTATTTATGATTTGGTGAAATAG
- the rpsP gene encoding 30S ribosomal protein S16, with protein sequence MATVVRLTRMGRKKAPFYRIVVTDSRKRRDSGWIESIGYYNPMVEPEVIKFDAERLQYWKSVGAKLSDRVARITK encoded by the coding sequence ATGGCAACAGTAGTAAGACTAACTCGTATGGGACGCAAAAAAGCTCCTTTTTATCGTATCGTAGTAACTGATAGCAGAAAACGCCGTGATAGCGGCTGGATAGAGAGCATCGGTTATTACAATCCTATGGTAGAACCTGAGGTTATAAAATTTGATGCTGAGCGCTTGCAATACTGGAAAAGCGTAGGCGCAAAACTAAGCGATAGAGTGGCAAGAATCACAAAATAA
- a CDS encoding thiamine phosphate synthase: MPAIILYANMQYAITNKTTFLANSRILKADFILFRDFENYQARAKEFMANYRKLGAKLFLHNDFELALKLGANGIHFSSANISKLSQTPKELIKIASTHGEYELRAAFEKGADFVTFSPIFASPNKGEPKGLKALKYAVNIAKNYEKGVIALGGIISTEQIKAVLETGAGGFASIRYFCD, from the coding sequence TTGCCTGCTATTATTCTTTACGCAAATATGCAATACGCAATAACGAATAAAACTACTTTTTTAGCTAATTCTAGAATTCTCAAAGCCGATTTTATTTTATTTAGAGATTTTGAGAATTACCAAGCAAGAGCCAAAGAGTTTATGGCAAATTACAGAAAACTTGGCGCAAAATTATTTTTACACAATGACTTTGAACTAGCCCTAAAATTAGGTGCAAATGGTATTCATTTTAGCTCTGCTAATATCTCTAAGCTAAGCCAAACCCCAAAAGAGCTAATAAAAATTGCTAGCACGCACGGCGAATACGAGCTTAGAGCTGCTTTTGAAAAAGGAGCTGATTTTGTTACTTTTAGCCCTATTTTTGCCTCGCCAAATAAAGGCGAGCCAAAAGGACTAAAAGCTCTAAAATACGCTGTAAATATCGCAAAAAACTATGAAAAAGGCGTGATTGCCTTAGGCGGAATTATTAGCACCGAGCAAATAAAAGCTGTTTTAGAAACTGGGGCTGGGGGCTTTGCTTCAATTCGCTATTTTTGTGATTAA
- the ffh gene encoding signal recognition particle protein: protein MFEFISESLKSAVNKLKFVDDEKALKNALDTLKKALLKADVHHKVTKELVAAVEADMKGGVIGQKQFLDSIKKNLTEFLEAPNASAGFIFAPKPPTVVLMSGLQGGGKTTSTAKLANYLKTRNKKVLIAACDLQRLAAVEQLRQLCEANELDFFSIAGESSALNVAKAALNKAKEGLYDALIIDTAGRLAIDEALMNELKEMKDALSPDEIFYIADAMSGQDALKTAASFNEALGITGVILTKFDADAKGGIALGVAKQLGVGLRFVGIGEKVADFESFVPERVAQRIMGEGDLATLAEKAAHVFDEKTAKEVSKKIKKGEFNFDDFLAQLESVKKLGNVQNLIGMIPGMQGMASALKDVDLDGGQMKYIKAMISSMTPKERSNPSLLNNTRKRRIAAGAGLDQMQVNRFLKQFENAAKLAKKFSAKGGMQALSSMMSQARIPH, encoded by the coding sequence TTGTTTGAGTTTATTAGTGAATCGCTAAAATCTGCTGTTAATAAGCTAAAATTTGTAGATGATGAAAAAGCGCTTAAAAATGCGCTTGATACGCTAAAAAAAGCACTTTTAAAAGCCGATGTTCATCACAAAGTAACAAAAGAGCTAGTAGCTGCTGTAGAAGCCGATATGAAAGGTGGAGTTATCGGTCAAAAGCAGTTTTTAGATAGTATCAAAAAAAATCTAACCGAGTTTTTAGAAGCTCCAAATGCTAGCGCAGGCTTTATTTTTGCACCTAAGCCACCTACTGTGGTGCTAATGAGCGGACTTCAAGGTGGCGGTAAAACTACTAGCACAGCAAAGCTTGCAAATTACCTTAAAACTCGCAATAAAAAGGTTTTGATAGCAGCTTGTGACCTTCAGCGTTTAGCAGCAGTTGAGCAGCTAAGACAGCTGTGCGAGGCAAATGAACTTGATTTTTTTAGTATTGCTGGTGAGAGCTCGGCTCTAAATGTAGCAAAAGCTGCGCTAAATAAAGCAAAAGAAGGTCTATATGACGCTCTTATCATCGATACAGCTGGACGACTAGCTATAGATGAGGCTTTGATGAACGAGCTAAAAGAGATGAAAGATGCTCTTAGCCCTGATGAGATTTTTTATATCGCTGATGCTATGAGTGGACAAGACGCTCTAAAAACAGCAGCTAGCTTTAACGAAGCCCTTGGCATAACTGGCGTGATTCTTACAAAATTTGACGCTGATGCTAAAGGCGGTATAGCACTTGGTGTAGCAAAACAGCTAGGCGTTGGACTTCGCTTTGTGGGTATTGGCGAGAAGGTAGCTGATTTTGAGAGTTTTGTGCCTGAGCGTGTAGCACAGCGCATTATGGGCGAGGGTGATTTGGCTACTTTGGCTGAGAAAGCCGCTCATGTTTTTGATGAAAAAACAGCCAAAGAAGTTAGCAAAAAGATTAAAAAAGGCGAGTTTAACTTTGATGACTTTTTAGCCCAGTTAGAAAGCGTAAAAAAACTAGGAAATGTTCAAAACCTAATAGGCATGATCCCTGGTATGCAAGGCATGGCTTCGGCACTAAAAGACGTGGATCTTGACGGTGGTCAAATGAAGTATATAAAAGCAATGATAAGCTCAATGACGCCAAAAGAACGCTCAAACCCAAGTCTGCTAAATAATACTAGAAAACGCCGAATTGCAGCTGGTGCAGGGCTTGATCAAATGCAAGTAAATAGATTTTTAAAACAATTTGAAAACGCAGCAAAACTAGCTAAGAAATTTAGCGCAAAAGGTGGAATGCAAGCGCTTAGTTCTATGATGAGTCAAGCTAGAATTCCGCATTAA
- a CDS encoding alpha/beta hydrolase has product MKLAKTAFLVLACVFCTQLSAAQIIIKTEPNVENIELGKDWDKTFAKSDEVFHQKVLFKNRYGFSLAGDLYLPKSQLSKGAKIPAVAVCGPYGAVKEQAAGFYAQELAKRGFVTLAFDPSFTGESSGNPRNISSNDINSEDFSAAVDFLGIQDFVDRKKISIIGIGGFGGFGLNAAAIDIRISKIVASTLYDMSRLYSSGYDDGINFEGRTLMKEDLSEVRYDDALNSSPTRSVYTLPSKLSGNEPKFIAEYFDYYKTERGYHPRSVNSNSAWSVFNQLAVANSPLSLFLGEIVQPVLVIQGQNSHALFFSEETYKKLKGENKELFIVKDASHTDLFDKKVPFDKIENFLRN; this is encoded by the coding sequence ATGAAACTTGCTAAAACTGCTTTTTTAGTGCTTGCTTGTGTTTTTTGCACTCAGTTATCAGCTGCGCAAATCATCATCAAAACCGAACCAAATGTAGAAAATATCGAGCTTGGCAAAGACTGGGATAAGACTTTTGCTAAAAGCGATGAAGTTTTTCATCAAAAAGTGCTTTTTAAAAATCGCTATGGTTTTAGCCTAGCAGGCGATTTGTATTTACCAAAATCTCAGCTTAGCAAAGGCGCAAAAATACCAGCCGTGGCAGTATGTGGCCCATATGGAGCTGTAAAAGAACAAGCCGCTGGCTTTTACGCCCAAGAGCTAGCTAAGCGTGGATTTGTAACGCTTGCTTTTGATCCTAGTTTTACAGGTGAGAGCAGTGGAAATCCACGAAATATCTCATCAAATGATATAAACTCAGAAGATTTTAGCGCAGCGGTGGATTTTTTAGGAATTCAAGATTTTGTAGATAGAAAAAAAATCAGCATTATCGGTATAGGTGGCTTTGGTGGCTTTGGGCTAAATGCTGCTGCTATTGACATCCGCATCTCAAAAATCGTTGCTAGCACGCTTTATGATATGAGTAGATTATATAGTAGTGGCTATGATGATGGTATAAACTTTGAGGGCAGGACACTAATGAAAGAAGATCTAAGCGAGGTTCGCTACGATGATGCTCTTAACTCATCTCCTACTCGCTCAGTTTATACTTTGCCATCTAAGCTTAGTGGAAATGAGCCAAAGTTTATAGCCGAGTATTTTGATTATTACAAGACCGAGCGTGGCTATCATCCTCGATCAGTGAATTCAAACTCAGCGTGGAGCGTGTTTAACCAGCTTGCCGTGGCTAACTCTCCTCTTTCTTTATTTTTAGGCGAGATAGTCCAACCTGTGCTTGTTATACAAGGGCAAAACTCTCATGCGCTATTTTTTAGCGAAGAGACTTATAAAAAGCTAAAAGGCGAGAATAAAGAGCTTTTTATAGTAAAAGATGCTAGTCACACAGATCTTTTTGATAAAAAAGTTCCTTTTGACAAAATTGAGAATTTTTTAAGAAATTAG
- a CDS encoding KH domain-containing protein has translation MVEKFIEEYAKLIASEPENVSVSRVNLGESFDEIIVRTSKNDTGRLIGKDGKMINALKTLITGYKAKEPTSYRITVKALDE, from the coding sequence ATGGTTGAAAAATTCATCGAAGAATATGCTAAGCTAATAGCCAGCGAACCTGAAAATGTAAGTGTAAGCCGTGTTAATTTAGGCGAGAGTTTTGATGAGATCATCGTTCGCACTAGCAAAAACGACACCGGTAGGCTAATAGGCAAAGATGGCAAAATGATAAATGCGCTAAAAACGCTTATCACAGGCTACAAAGCCAAAGAACCAACTTCGTATAGAATAACAGTAAAAGCACTAGATGAGTAA